In the Colletotrichum lupini chromosome 1, complete sequence genome, one interval contains:
- a CDS encoding phytanoyl-CoA dioxygenase codes for MKIISSPTMLLRSRLPFLTSNAPSRLRFPITSRTMASLTTNTHDHETLPSTPATIHPSHSELASARLSPRNLELAVRHLHRDGLVVVSDVVPHADLDALNAKMVQDALCLRSLGDKGPFNYNLGNLQQDPPPVAEYFHKSIFTNAIATQITSSLLGPRPKWTFCSANSAMPPSPDSKPQRQPVHSDADFAHPSHPFALVINIPLVKMTPSNGSTELWLGTHAPYLLPASPSSPSSSSTTTTPSSSYTGTIVPSGIAAQQGTHGTRASGRISPQLLDLRRAVRPPSQPTVEKGSIVIRDLRLWHAGMPNAKPDVRVMLAMIHFAGWYRNPMRLQFAEDVRPLLEGDGEATGRDDLEIPVDWTTREEALRTYLGRGFGNSYDFNQEE; via the exons ATGAAAATAATCTCCTCCCCAACGATGCTCCTCCGTTCACGCCTCCCTTTCTTGACCTCAAATGCCCCCTCTCGTCTACGCTTCCCCATCACCAGTCGAACAATGGCCTCACTTACAACAAACACTCACGACCACGAAACCCTCCCATCAACACCAGCAACAATACACCCCTCACATTCTGAACTCGCTAGTGCTCGCCTCTCCCCGCGCAACCTCGAACTCGCCGTCCGCCACCTCCACAGAGACggcctcgtcgtcgtctccgACGTCGTCCCGCACGCAGACCTCGACGCCCTCAACGCCAAGATGGTCCAAGACGCGCTCTGCCTCCGGTCCCTCGGCGACAAGGGGCCCTTCAACTATAACCTGGGCAACTTGCAACAAGATCCGCCTCCCGTGGCCGAGTACTTTCACAAGTCCATCTTCACAA ACGCCATAGCAACGCAAATAACCTCCTCCCTACTAGGCCCGCGCCCAAAATGGACCTTTTGCTCCGCAAACTCGGCCATGCCGCCCTCACCAGACTCCAAACCACAACGCCAGCCAGTCCACTCCGACGCAGATTTCGCCCACCCATCCCACCCCTTCGCCCTCGTAATCAACATTCCCCTCGTGAAAATGACACCCTCCAACGGCTCAACGGAGCTCTGGCTCGGCACCCACGCTCCCTATCTCCTGCCCGCCTCTCCATCTTCACCCTCATCCTCATCCACCACCACAACACCCTCCTCAAGCTACACCGGCACCATAGTCCCCTCCGGCATAGCAGCCCAGCAAGGCACCCACGGCACCCGCGCAAGCGGCCGCATCAGCCCCCAACTCCTCGACCTCCGCCGCGCCGTCCGCCCGCCTTCGCAGCCGACGGTGGAAAAGGGGAGCATCGTCATCCGCGACCTGCGGCTGTGGCACGCGGGGATGCCGAATGCCAAGCCCGACGTGCGCGTCATGCTGGCCATGATTCATTTTGCTGGGTGGTACCGGAACCCGATGCGGTTGCAGTTTGCGGAAGACGTGAGGCCTTTGCTGGAGGGGGACGGGGAGGCGACGGGGAGGGATGATTTGGAGATACCTGTGGATTGGACGACGAGGGAGGAGGCTTTGAGGACGTATCTGGGGAGGGGGTTTGGGAATAGCTACGATTTTAATCAGGAAGAGTGA
- a CDS encoding tRNA splicing endonuclease subunit — translation MPLDDDDNPTAAPAAAQLNNDSGAGDEAEDEGLFDMRLFASMFNKKGVASQAVRKGQKDFESHGTKAQENALETSRQVIEEVLGYTRVHRDTWSKGWYFPDYWPEIMEAIEDGDTSGLAKPEYLQEFMTETRPIYAKERVVVVEELKGPQARSMGRVIRGLKTPRPALGKLWLLPEEALFLVERGSLELWWPYRELKEILPPSEAKPAEEQTDSEDAEPEDEFDVGVPLSLQAAYSFFIGLDGERGKISLPKYQVYSHLRRLGYYVQRIPPEPTESTPTPEAPQKSLWQWLVSLLQRPSAAPATPAPYGPLVKPSVYRQYSVVYKQLELLSRYQPSPAPQEPKQAEDPYKIHWHVWKPSKHPNLRVTDLPPPDIRIAVADARDDAIPDIEEISALLDSTPYDAPDPVLMGGPGKLYQRLRHGYRNVLVAVVDRGLVNFMRFGQAAFGEERLYERFDNRGGFRGGKRGGKGGRGRGGGRGRGRGR, via the coding sequence atgcccctcgacgacgacgacaatcCCACCGCGGCGCCGGCCGCGGCGCAGCTCAACAATGACTCGGGCGCAGGCGACGAAGCCGAGGACGAAGGCCTCTTCGACATGCGACTCTTTGCATCCATGTTCAACAAGAAGGGCGTCGCCTCGCAAGCCGTCCGCAAGGGTCAAAAGGACTTTGAGTCGCACGGCACGAAAGCCCAGGAGAACGCGCTGGAGACGAGCAGGCAGGTCATTGAGGAGGTGCTGGGATACACGAGAGTGCACAGAGATACATGGAGCAAGGGCTGGTACTTCCCGGACTACTGGCCCGAGATCATGGAGGCCATCGAGGATGGGGACACTTCTGGGTTGGCGAAGCCCGAGTATCTGCAGGAGTTCATGACTGAGACGAGGCCGATTTATGCCAAGGAGAGGGTTGTTGTCGTGGAGGAGCTGAAGGGTCCGCAGGCGAGGTCTATGGGCAGAGTGATTCGAGGACTCAAGACGCCGAGACCGGCGTTGGGAAAGCTGTGGCTGTTGCCCGAGGAGGCGCTGTTCCTTGTGGAGAGGGGTAGCTTGGAGCTTTGGTGGCCGTATCGCGAGCTCAAGGAGATTCTGCCGCCGTCAGAGGCGAAGCCCGCTGAAGAGCAGACAGATTCCGAAGACGCAGAACCCGAAGACGAGTTCGACGTTGGCGTACCCTTGAGCTTACAAGCCGCCTACTCATTCTTCATCGGACTGGACGGCGAACGGGGCAAGATATCACTTCCAAAATACCAAGTCTACTCACACCTCAGACGGTTGGGATACTACGTTCAACGCATCCCGCCAGAACCTACAGAATCTACGCCCACACCCGAAGCACCGCAGAAATCACTGTGGCAATGGCTCGTCTCACTTCTTCAAAGACCATCGGCGGCGCCCGCAACGCCAGCGCCTTACGGGCCCTTGGTCAAGCCGAGCGTCTATCGACAATATAGCGTCGTCTACAAACAACTCGAGCTCCTATCCCGCTACCAGCCATCGCCCGCACCTCAGGAGCCCAAGCAAGCCGAGGACCCGTACAAGATCCATTGGCACGTCTGGAAGCCTTCGAAGCATCCCAACCTTCGTGTGACGGACCTACCACCACCAGACATCCGCATCGCTGTCGCTGACGCGCGCGACGACGCGATCCCGGATATTGAAGAGATTTCGGCGCTGCTCGACTCGACACCGTACGACGCGCCCGATCCTGTCTTGATGGGCGGGCCAGGAAAGCTGTACCAGCGCTTGAGACACGGTTACCGCAACGTTCTTGTCGCCGTCGTGGATCGCGGCTTGGTCAACTTTATGAGGTTCGGGCAGGCTGCATTTGGGGAGGAGAGGCTCTACGAGAGATTCGATAATCGGGGTGGGTTCCGAGGCGGCAAGAGGGGTGGGAAGGGTGGACGCGGAAGGGGAGGAGGCAGGGGACGGGGCCGGGGTCGGTGA